The Prevotella sp. E2-28 genome includes the window TGATGTGGATTTGACACATGTGGATGTTCCGTTTGTACCTGTTGACCAATTTGACTATCCTGCTATTGCCAAGCAAATCAATGAGATAAAACCGGATATTGTATGGGTAAGTCTTGGTGCTCCAAAGCAGGAAACTTTTATTTCAAATATATTCCCATACATTGAGCAAGGAGTGCTGTTTGGTATCGGAGCAGCTTTCAACTTCTATACGGGTGACCTTCACAACAATAAAAAGGAGGTTGGTGGCTTGCGGTTTATTTGGTTGGAGCGCATCTTCAAAGAACCGAAGAAGCAATTGAAGCGTGTAGGAGGGTATCTGATGGCAGTGCCAAAGATGTACTTTGATGAGCGAAAGAAAGCAAAGAAAATCAAGAATAGAGAATAAAAATGAAGATATTGATTACTGGAGTTCACGGTTTTGTGGGCTCAAACCTTGTGGAGGCTCTAAAGAAAGAGCATACGATATATGGACTGGATATCATCAGTCCAATTAAAGATGGCATTAGATATACTTTTTCTTGGGATGACCTTGAAAGAGATGATATGATACCAGATGTGGATGCCATTATTCATTTGGCAGGAAAAGCACATGATACAAAGAATGAAACTGCTGCGGATGTATACTTCAAAGTAAACACAGAGCTGACGAAGAAGGTGTTTGATTATTTCCTGGCTCATGAGTGCATTAAGAAGTTCGTGTTCTTCAGCACGGCTAAGGCTGCTGCAGATAAGGTAGATGGAATCCTTACTGAAGATGTTGTACCAGCACCTGTAGGGCCTTATGGAGAGAGCAAGATAGCTGCAGAGCGCTATCTGCTAAGTAAGATGGAAGATGTAAGAAGTAAGAGCAAGGACGTTTATATTTTCAGGCCTTGTATGATTCATGGCCCTGGCAATAAGGGAAATCTGAATCTACTGTATAATGTGGTGAAGAAGGGTATTCCCTGGCCACTGGGGGCCTTTGAGAATAGGCGTACGTTTACTTCTATTGGGAACATTTGTTTTGCTGTAGAGGGTGTCCTGACCAAGGATGTACCTTCTGGCATTTATAATATGGGTGATGATGAGGCTTTGAGCACTAATGAACTGATTGAGGAGATTTGCAAGAGTCTCGGAAAGAAAGCTCATATCTGGAAATTGCCCAAAGGCTTGATGAATGGCGTTGCGAAACTAGGTGATAAACTGCACCTTCCTCTCAATTCTGAACGACTTCGTAAACTCACAGAGAATTATATTTCTTCGAATGATAAGATAAAGGAAGTACTTGGTGTAGAAAAAATGCCTGTTGATGCAAGAATTGGATTGCAGGCTACATTGAAAAGCTTTAGATAATAACTAAATAGATAATAATATGTCAGTATTTAAAGACAAAGTCCTCCTCATTACTGGAGGCACAGGTAGTTTTGGTAATGCAGTGTTGAACCGTTTTCTTCGCACTGACATAGGTGAGATTCGTATTTTCTCGCGTGACGAGAAGAAACAGGACGATATGCGTCACGACTTTCAGGCGCGTATGCCGGAGGTAGCCAATAAGATTAAGTTCTACATTGGTGATGTGCGCAACAAAAGTACTTTGAAGTATGCCATGAAGGGAGTGGACTATGTGTTCCATGCTGCAGCCTTGAAGCAGGTTCCTTCATGTGAGTTCTTCCCAATGGAGGCAGTGAAGACGAATGTGATTGGTACGGATAACACACTGGATGCAGCAATCGAGGCTGGTGTAAAGTGTGTCATCTGCCTCTCCACTGATAAGGCTGCTTATCCTATCAATGCGATGGGTATTACCAAAGCCATTGAGGAGAAGATTGCTGTGGCAAAGAGTCGTCTTTCTGGTGATACCAAGATTTGCTGCACGCGATATGGTAATGTGATGTGTAGTCGCGGTTCGGTTATTCCTCTCTGGATTGACCAGATTCGTAAGGGTAATCCTATCACATTGACAGAACCTAAGATGACACGATTCATCATGTCTCTTGAAGAGGCTGTGGATTTGGTGCTGTTTGCCTTTGAGAATGGTAAGAACGGTGACATCCTAGTACAGAAGGCACCTGCTTGCACCATCCAGACACAGGCAGAGGCAGTTTGCGAATTGTTTAAACACCAATACCGCAGGGATGTTATAACGAACACGGATTGCACGGATAACACGGATGAGCCTGAGATTCGCGTGATTGGTATCCGCCACGGAGAGAAAATGTACGAGACCCTTCTCACTAAGGAAGAGGCTGCCAAGGCTATTGATATGGGCAACTTCTATGCTGTGCCTGCTGATAACCGAGACCTGAACTACGATAAGTATTTTAAGGAGGGTGATGTGAAGCGTGCATTGATAGATGAGTTCAACTCGAATAACACACGGATTCTGAATCTGGAGGAAACGAAGGAGAAGATCGCTTCTTTGCAGTATATCCAGAATGAACTTAATGGCATCCCCAACCTTGTTTAACGAACACAGAAATTATTTTTTAACGAACACGGATTAAACGGATAATACGGATATGTTACTATACAGTGACCTTACATACGCTATCAATGGAGCTGCATTCCATGTTTATAACAAATTGGGGCATGGCTTCTTGGAGGCTGTATATCAGGAGGCGCTGGAAATAGAGTTTCAGAGACGTGGAATTCCGTATGAACGTGAGAAAGAGTTGAAAATCAATTACGATGGTGTAGAGTTAAAACAAACATACAAAGCAGATTTCGTCTGCTATGGAAAGATAATTGTAGAACTGAAGGCGGTAAGCGTTTTAGAAGATGCTCACCGATCTCAGGTCTATAATTATCTTCACGCCACAGGCTATAAGCTTGGTTTACTCTACAACTTCGGATGTTCCGATGAACTGGAAAAGGAAAGGATTGTCATTTAATCCGTTCAATCCGAACTATCCGTGTTCAAATGAAAAAGAAAAGAGTATGCGTGTTTTAGTAACTGGAGCGAAAGGTTTCGTGGGGAAGAACTTATGTGCGGCCCTACGGAACATTCGCGATGGAAAAGATAGAAGGTTTCCTGAATTGAAGATTGAGGAAATCTTCGAATATGACTTGGATTCGACTCCAGAGGAGTTAGATCAGTGGTGCAAGGAGTGTGACTTCGTATTCAATCTGGCTGGTGTGAATAGACCTCAGAATCAAGAAGAGTTTATGCAAGGGAACTTCGGGTTTGCATCAACCCTGCTTGATACACTGAAGAATCATAAGAATACTTGCCCTGTGATGTTGTCTTCAAGTCAGCAGGCTAGTCTCACTGGACGTTTTGGTAACTCAGAGTATGGCCGTAGTAAGAAAGCAGGTGAGGATCTGTTCTTGGACTACGAACGAGATTTCCTGAAAGCGAACACGGATTGCACGGATTATACGGATAAAGGGCTAAAGCCAAGAGTGCTCATATACCGCTTCCCGAACTTGTTTGGAAAGTGGTGCAGACCTAATTACAACTCTGCGGTGGCTACCTTCTGCAATGCCTTTGCCAACGACCTGCCATATACAGTGAATGACCCCTCGGTAGAACTGGAGTTGCTGTATATCGATGATCTCGTTGATGAGATGATTGCAGGGCTGCAGGGCAAGGAACATAGATGTGAGTTCGATGGACTGGAAGTTATACCGACCACGGATAAAACGGATAATAAAGAATCCGTTCAATCCGAATCATCTGTGTTCAATAAGAAAGGCCAACTGTGTTTGAAACAAGGAAGATATTGTTACTGTCCGGTAACTCATAAGGTAACATTAGGTGAAATCGTTGAGCTTTTGAAGAGCTTTGCAGAGCAGCCCAAGACGTTGATGATACCTGAAATACCTGCTGGTAGTTTTGCTAAGAAACTATACAGTACCTACCTTTCGTACCTGCCTTACGAGAAGACCGCTTTTGACCTGAAAATGAATGTGGATGAACGTGGGTCGTTTACCGAGCTGGTGCATACTCTCAATGCAGGTCAGGTGAGTATCAACATCTCCAAGCCTGGCATCACCAAAGGCCAGCACTGGCATAACACCAAGTTTGAGCAGTTTATTGTGGTGAAAGGTCACGGCCTTATCCAGCAGAGGAATTTGAATGACCCTGAAGGTAAGGTGCTGGAGTGGGAGGTCTCTGGTGACCACATCCAAGCCGTCCACATGCTCCCCGGCTACACCCACAACATCATCAATCTCAGCGATACCGAAGACTTGGTAACAGTGATGTACTGCAACGAGATATTCAATCCTAATAAGCCAGATACATTTTTCGAGAAAGTAAAATAACGAACACGGATGCAACGGATAATACGGATATGTTACTATACAGAGGCCTTTTGCATGACTGTTATCTGAAATAATCCGTTCAATCCGAGCTATCTGTGTTCAAATAAATAAAAAAAGAATATTATGAGTGGTTTTAAGAATAATGGAAAATTGAAGCTGCTGATAATTGTGGGTACTCGCCCTGAGATTATCAGATTGGCAGCTGTGATTAATAAGTGTAGAGAGTATTTTGACTGCTTACTGGCTCATACCGGCCAGAACTATGACTACAACCTGAATGGAGTATTCTTCAAGGACCTGAAGTTGGCAGATCCTGATGTGTATATGGAGGCCGTGGGCAATGACTTGGGTGAGACCATGGGTAACATCATTGCCAAGAGCTATCAGTTGATGGTGGAGGTGAAGCCTGATGCCGTACTGGTGTTGGGTGACACCAACAGCTGCCTCAGCGTGATTGGCGCTAAGCGCCTGCATATCCCCATCTTCCACATGGAGGCGGGTAACCGCTGTAAGGACGAGTGTCTGCCAGAAGAAACAAATCGCCGCATTGTGGACATCATCTCAGATGTGAATATGGCTTACTCAGAACACGCAAGACGTTATCTGGCAGATACCGGACTGCCTAAAGAGCGTACCTATGTGACGGGTAGCCCTATGGCTGAGGTGCTGCATAATAACTTGGCTGAGATTGAGGCCAGCGATATTCATAAGAGGCTTGGTCTGGAGAAGGGTAAGTACATTCTGCTCTCAGCTCACAGAGAAGAGAATATTGATACGGAAAAGAACTTTATGAGTCTCTTTACCGCTATAAATAAGATGGCAGAGAAGTATGATATGCCTATTCTCTATAGTTGCCATCCTCGCAGCCGCAAGCGTCTCGAGGCCTCTGGCTTCAAGCTGGATAAGCGAGTTATTCAGCATGAGCCTCTGGGATTCCATGACTACAACTGCTTGCAGATGAATGCTTTTGCAGTGGTATCAGATAGCGGCACACTGCCTGAAGAAAGTAGTTTCTTCACCTCCGTTGGTCATCCTTTCCCTGCAATCTGCATCCGCACCTCTACCGAGCGTCCCGAGGCATTGGATAAAGCTTGTTTCTTCATTGCAGGTATTGATGAGAAGAGTTTACTTCAGGCAGTAGATACTGCTGTAACTATGAATCAGAATGGTGACTACGGAATTCCCGTTCCTGACTATGTAGAAGAGAATGTATCTACTAAAGTTGTGAAGATTATCCAGTCATACACAGGTATTGTGAATAAAATGGTGTGGAGAAAATTTTAGTATTGTGAAGAAGCTGAATGATAATCAGCTGGCATTCTTCGCCTTGGTAAAAGCAGGGCTCTGGCAACGAGATATATGGCTTTCGCCTTTT containing:
- a CDS encoding WecB/TagA/CpsF family glycosyltransferase, with amino-acid sequence MFRDTVEQHIKNKKKAYACVVDANVITIAQKDLKYREIVKNATVNTCDGSSIAKMVNSIYGTKYSAYNGPELFEYYIERHYKHVLLGNKASKVEQIKEFVKQKGHDVDLTHVDVPFVPVDQFDYPAIAKQINEIKPDIVWVSLGAPKQETFISNIFPYIEQGVLFGIGAAFNFYTGDLHNNKKEVGGLRFIWLERIFKEPKKQLKRVGGYLMAVPKMYFDERKKAKKIKNRE
- a CDS encoding NAD-dependent epimerase/dehydratase family protein, whose amino-acid sequence is MKILITGVHGFVGSNLVEALKKEHTIYGLDIISPIKDGIRYTFSWDDLERDDMIPDVDAIIHLAGKAHDTKNETAADVYFKVNTELTKKVFDYFLAHECIKKFVFFSTAKAAADKVDGILTEDVVPAPVGPYGESKIAAERYLLSKMEDVRSKSKDVYIFRPCMIHGPGNKGNLNLLYNVVKKGIPWPLGAFENRRTFTSIGNICFAVEGVLTKDVPSGIYNMGDDEALSTNELIEEICKSLGKKAHIWKLPKGLMNGVAKLGDKLHLPLNSERLRKLTENYISSNDKIKEVLGVEKMPVDARIGLQATLKSFR
- a CDS encoding polysaccharide biosynthesis protein, whose translation is MSVFKDKVLLITGGTGSFGNAVLNRFLRTDIGEIRIFSRDEKKQDDMRHDFQARMPEVANKIKFYIGDVRNKSTLKYAMKGVDYVFHAAALKQVPSCEFFPMEAVKTNVIGTDNTLDAAIEAGVKCVICLSTDKAAYPINAMGITKAIEEKIAVAKSRLSGDTKICCTRYGNVMCSRGSVIPLWIDQIRKGNPITLTEPKMTRFIMSLEEAVDLVLFAFENGKNGDILVQKAPACTIQTQAEAVCELFKHQYRRDVITNTDCTDNTDEPEIRVIGIRHGEKMYETLLTKEEAAKAIDMGNFYAVPADNRDLNYDKYFKEGDVKRALIDEFNSNNTRILNLEETKEKIASLQYIQNELNGIPNLV
- a CDS encoding GxxExxY protein gives rise to the protein MLLYSDLTYAINGAAFHVYNKLGHGFLEAVYQEALEIEFQRRGIPYEREKELKINYDGVELKQTYKADFVCYGKIIVELKAVSVLEDAHRSQVYNYLHATGYKLGLLYNFGCSDELEKERIVI
- a CDS encoding NAD-dependent epimerase/dehydratase family protein; this encodes MRVLVTGAKGFVGKNLCAALRNIRDGKDRRFPELKIEEIFEYDLDSTPEELDQWCKECDFVFNLAGVNRPQNQEEFMQGNFGFASTLLDTLKNHKNTCPVMLSSSQQASLTGRFGNSEYGRSKKAGEDLFLDYERDFLKANTDCTDYTDKGLKPRVLIYRFPNLFGKWCRPNYNSAVATFCNAFANDLPYTVNDPSVELELLYIDDLVDEMIAGLQGKEHRCEFDGLEVIPTTDKTDNKESVQSESSVFNKKGQLCLKQGRYCYCPVTHKVTLGEIVELLKSFAEQPKTLMIPEIPAGSFAKKLYSTYLSYLPYEKTAFDLKMNVDERGSFTELVHTLNAGQVSINISKPGITKGQHWHNTKFEQFIVVKGHGLIQQRNLNDPEGKVLEWEVSGDHIQAVHMLPGYTHNIINLSDTEDLVTVMYCNEIFNPNKPDTFFEKVK
- the wecB gene encoding non-hydrolyzing UDP-N-acetylglucosamine 2-epimerase is translated as MSGFKNNGKLKLLIIVGTRPEIIRLAAVINKCREYFDCLLAHTGQNYDYNLNGVFFKDLKLADPDVYMEAVGNDLGETMGNIIAKSYQLMVEVKPDAVLVLGDTNSCLSVIGAKRLHIPIFHMEAGNRCKDECLPEETNRRIVDIISDVNMAYSEHARRYLADTGLPKERTYVTGSPMAEVLHNNLAEIEASDIHKRLGLEKGKYILLSAHREENIDTEKNFMSLFTAINKMAEKYDMPILYSCHPRSRKRLEASGFKLDKRVIQHEPLGFHDYNCLQMNAFAVVSDSGTLPEESSFFTSVGHPFPAICIRTSTERPEALDKACFFIAGIDEKSLLQAVDTAVTMNQNGDYGIPVPDYVEENVSTKVVKIIQSYTGIVNKMVWRKF